Proteins from a genomic interval of Zingiber officinale cultivar Zhangliang chromosome 2A, Zo_v1.1, whole genome shotgun sequence:
- the LOC122040359 gene encoding subtilisin-like protease 4 has product MNLAPWLFFLLLAFFSNSSVASPSSTSRYIIQVEEPIEPLTEGSLKGWHESFLPPAVEASGVDRRLLHSYSDVFSGFAAMLTEEELQAMGKKNGFVRAFPDRVLRLMTTHTPDFLGLKVGSKGLWNDSNLGTGVIIGVLDTGVTPGHPSYDDEGVPPPPSKWKGSCDLKTGCNNKLIGARSMIAGGGGSPPVDEDGHGTHTSATAAGNFVRNASFFGFAEGTAAGMAPRAHLAIYQVCSGEGCNSADILAGLDAAVKDGVDILSLSLSGRSTPLDQDVVAIGSFAAARKGIFVSCAGGNNGPEYHTLSNEAPWILTVAASSVDRSFRASVKLPSGKVIPGESLDQPSNFPESSLPLYYSIESPSCDMDPPDDSHRGSIWVCESGSLERVAAFAESHGATALISISSKTEGATISIRKMDFPGVVLTVQEGSDLISYLNSTFDPSASIVFNGTVLGVSPAPVVAFFSSRGPSQATPGILKPDISGPGLNIFAAYIHSSDTPDQYYIISGTSMATPHLSGVAALLKAAHPAWSPAAIRSAIITTANADISDELLEPALYFAKGAGHVNPNKAADPGLIYDITNDDYVSYICGKFGEAGARNIVRGVVDCSKSVMEEELNYPSILLSPKGGATAKVTRTVTNVGPAKSSYMVSVSISKTAVLATVTPKMLTFTELNEQKSFTVSVEWGVDGPPTSSNHIVEGKLTWTSDDDKYVVISPFIVSAVNHMER; this is encoded by the coding sequence ATGAATCTTGCGCCATGGCTGTTCTTTCTTCTCCTCGCTTTCTTCTCAAATTCCTCCGTCGCCTCTCCTTCTTCTACGAGTCGTTATATTATTCAAGTGGAAGAGCCGATTGAGCCGCTGACGGAAGGGAGCCTAAAGGGCTGGCACGAATCTTTCCTACCACCAGCCGTCGAGGCGTCTGGCGTCGATCGACGGCTGCTGCACTCCTACAGCGACGTATTCAGTGGGTTCGCCGCCATGCTGACAGAGGAAGAGCTGCAGGCGATGGGGAAGAAGAATGGCTTCGTGCGTGCGTTCCCCGACCGAGTGTTGCGCTTGATGACCACCCACACGCCGGATTTCCTCGGGCTCAAGGTCGGGAGCAAGGGGCTGTGGAATGATTCGAATCTCGGAACCGGAGTCATCATCGGAGTTCTCGACACCGGCGTGACTCCCGGCCACCCTTCCTACGACGACGAGGGGGTCCCGCCTCCGCCCTCAAAGTGGAAGGGTTCGTGCGACCTCAAGACCGGTTGCAACAACAAGCTCATCGGCGCCAGGTCGATGATCGCCGGTGGGGGTGGTAGTCCTCCCGTCGATGAGGACGGCCATGGGACCCACACTTCCGCCACCGCCGCAGGCAACTTCGTCCGAAACGCGAGCTTCTTCGGCTTTGCCGAAGGCACGGCCGCCGGAATGGCCCCTCGGGCTCACCTCGCCATCTACCAGGTTTGCAGCGGCGAAGGCTGCAATTCCGCCGATATCCTAGCCGGGTTGGACGCAGCTGTCAAGGACGGCGTCGACATCCTCTCTCTCTCGCTCAGCGGCCGTTCCACGCCTCTCGACCAAGATGTCGTCGCCATCGGTTCGTTTGCGGCGGCCAGGAAGGGCATCTTCGTCAGTTGCGCAGGCGGCAACAATGGACCTGAGTATCACACCCTCTCCAACGAGGCACCATGGATCCTCACCGTGGCGGCCAGCAGCGTCGATCGAAGCTTCAGGGCCTCCGTGAAGCTTCCCAGTGGGAAGGTGATCCCCGGAGAGTCTCTCGACCAGCCTAGCAACTTTCCTGAAAGTTCTCTTCCTCTGTACTACTCCATCGAGTCGCCATCCTGTGATATGGATCCTCCCGACGATAGCCATAGGGGCAGCATCTGGGTCTGCGAAAGCGGTAGTCTTGAACGTGTGGCAGCGTTCGCCGAGTCCCATGGCGCTACGGCATTGATCTCCATTTCCTCGAAGACAGAGGGCGCCACCATCTCGATCAGGAAGATGGACTTTCCCGGAGTAGTGCTCACCGTCCAAGAAGGCTCCGACCTCATATCGTATTTGAACTCTACTTTCGACCCCTCCGCGTCGATCGTCTTCAATGGGACAGTTCTCGGTGTATCCCCCGCCCCCGTCGTGGCTTTCTTCTCCTCCCGGGGGCCGTCTCAGGCAACACCGGGAATCCTCAAGCCAGACATCTCCGGCCCTGGCCTTAACATCTTCGCAGCCTATATTCATTCCAGTGACACTCCGGATCAGTACTATATTATATCTGGCACGTCCATGGCGACACCTCACCTTAGTGGTGTCGCCGCGCTCTTAAAGGCCGCACATCCTGCTTGGTCACCAGCAGCTATCAGGTCGGCAATCATCACCACGGCAAACGCCGACATCTCTGACGAGTTACTTGAGCCGGCACTCTATTTCGCCAAGGGTGCAGGACACGTCAACCCTAATAAAGCTGCCGATCCCGGTCTTATTTACGACATCACCAACGATGACTACGTCTCCTACATTTGCGGCAAATTCGGCGAAGCAGGCGCTAGAAATATAGTGCGCGGAGTCGTGGACTGCTCAAAGAGCGTGATGGAAGAGGAGCTCAACTACCCGTCGATTCTACTATCCCCCAAAGGCGGGGCAACGGCCAAAGTGACCCGGACGGTCACAAACGTTGGACCGGCGAAATCGAGCTACATGGTGTCGGTGAGCATATCAAAGACTGCCGTGTTGGCTACTGTCACCCCTAAGATGTTGACATTCACCGAGCTGAATGAGCAGAAGTCGTTCACCGTAAGCGTGGAATGGGGCGTTGACGGACCTCCCACGTCAAGCAATCATATCGTGGAGGGAAAGTTGACTTGGACCTCCGACGATGATAAATATGTAGTGATCAGCCCATTTATCGTCTCTGCCGTGAATCACATGGAGCGTTAG